One window of Brachybacterium ginsengisoli genomic DNA carries:
- a CDS encoding serine aminopeptidase domain-containing protein, with translation MIIPIHTRSLRVAAVALVTALVALTGVALVGNDFRFSERRVSIPGPEGNLDGVMTLPDDGTARGVVLMVHGDAAAEATQDGLYDAWFEGAADAGFATISWSKPGVGGSDGDWLSQSMSDRATEVEAVLDWAQARDDVPTDTIVLWGASQAGWVLPKVVAARADVDGVVAVSPAINWLRQGRFNLLAELDHDKASTQERERAVEESDHTRKLLEQRASYEDYLATTDTADPMSKDRWRFVMRNFGADAESDLVAAGTREIPVHLMVGLHDRNVDVAETEDVYRSTFGPHLTVSRLDGAHSLARTAMEDNDAIGLAAAIFWPRAIFAPRAIDDYSSFLSTIG, from the coding sequence GTGATCATTCCGATACATACTCGATCCTTGCGCGTCGCTGCAGTTGCGCTCGTGACGGCACTCGTTGCCCTGACCGGGGTCGCCCTCGTGGGCAACGACTTCCGCTTCTCAGAGCGCCGGGTCTCCATTCCCGGGCCGGAAGGCAACCTCGACGGCGTGATGACGCTCCCCGACGACGGAACTGCCAGAGGTGTCGTTCTGATGGTTCACGGGGACGCCGCCGCCGAAGCCACACAGGATGGCCTCTACGACGCCTGGTTCGAAGGCGCAGCCGATGCCGGCTTCGCGACCATCTCGTGGAGCAAGCCAGGCGTTGGAGGATCAGATGGGGACTGGCTGTCGCAGTCAATGAGCGACCGGGCCACTGAGGTCGAGGCAGTGCTCGACTGGGCCCAGGCCCGCGATGATGTCCCTACCGACACAATCGTTCTGTGGGGTGCCAGCCAGGCCGGGTGGGTGCTCCCCAAAGTCGTCGCCGCCCGCGCGGATGTCGATGGAGTAGTTGCCGTCAGCCCGGCGATCAACTGGCTACGGCAGGGCCGCTTCAATCTCCTTGCCGAACTCGACCATGACAAAGCAAGCACGCAAGAGCGCGAACGCGCGGTAGAGGAAAGCGACCACACGCGCAAGCTCCTCGAACAGCGAGCATCCTACGAGGACTACTTAGCAACGACGGACACCGCCGACCCGATGAGCAAAGACCGCTGGCGCTTCGTCATGCGGAACTTCGGCGCGGACGCAGAGTCCGATCTTGTCGCCGCAGGCACCCGAGAGATCCCCGTGCACCTGATGGTGGGATTGCACGACAGGAACGTCGACGTAGCCGAGACCGAAGATGTCTACAGATCAACCTTCGGCCCGCACCTGACAGTCTCGCGACTTGACGGTGCACACTCACTCGCCCGCACCGCGATGGAAGACAATGACGCGATCGGACTGGCCGCCGCGATCTTCTGGCCACGAGCGATCTTCGCTCCCAGAGCCATCG
- a CDS encoding GNAT family N-acetyltransferase, protein MHEVIISRGIGDSERSRVAELYWEAFARKLRPGFRDDQTGVQAVKAGLQSENVLVARRQGALLGVCGFYGAKSGAVDLKWSSLRRALTISAAARASTVLAVLSRSTCSDALVLDGICVDRAARGLGIGTALLNAASSYARSIDVRRVRLSVVDSNPRARALYERQGFRPVGGGALGFLSVVYGFDGYTTMELKVV, encoded by the coding sequence ATGCATGAGGTGATCATCAGCAGAGGGATCGGTGACAGCGAGCGATCGCGTGTCGCGGAGCTGTACTGGGAGGCATTCGCTCGGAAGCTGCGTCCCGGCTTCCGCGATGATCAGACCGGCGTCCAGGCAGTGAAGGCCGGGTTGCAGTCGGAGAATGTGCTCGTCGCTCGTCGGCAGGGGGCGCTGCTCGGCGTCTGTGGCTTTTACGGCGCGAAGTCTGGGGCAGTCGACTTGAAGTGGTCGAGTCTGCGTCGCGCGCTGACCATTTCAGCTGCCGCGCGTGCAAGCACCGTTCTTGCAGTGCTGTCGAGGTCCACTTGCTCGGACGCCCTCGTGCTGGATGGCATCTGCGTCGACCGAGCCGCGCGGGGCCTCGGCATCGGCACCGCATTACTCAACGCGGCGAGCAGCTATGCGCGAAGTATAGACGTGCGGAGAGTGCGCCTGTCCGTCGTGGACAGCAACCCTCGTGCACGGGCACTCTATGAACGTCAAGGGTTCAGGCCCGTCGGCGGAGGGGCGCTCGGATTCCTTTCGGTTGTGTACGGCTTCGATGGGTACACGACGATGGAACTGAAGGTTGTGTGA
- a CDS encoding PaaX family transcriptional regulator, translated as MDMQITPRTLVEAFLPFEGEVSLAEVYAVANLAGLEDQPVRLAIRRLVAAGGVVQHGRGRAGSLTLTGTGLRRLQRDRQSLALAFAQDAGEVRWDGSWLLIAVSAPEADRHVRDSLRRELLKLGAATISTGLYASPHDLRDMLSADSMRYVATATTADLSVRGVNDPLVIAEMLWPKASIIEPYQGIQDAIAQEADTSSLPKEVRLLILAEALERAMRDDPLVPPELRSCTWPPTKVREEWAHRWEELSTDGGTTIYSGWWPPAQASALL; from the coding sequence ATGGACATGCAGATCACCCCCCGGACTCTCGTCGAAGCTTTCCTGCCCTTCGAGGGCGAGGTGTCGTTGGCCGAGGTGTACGCCGTGGCCAATCTTGCAGGTCTCGAGGACCAGCCTGTACGTTTGGCGATCCGTCGCCTCGTCGCTGCAGGCGGTGTAGTGCAGCATGGCAGGGGACGGGCAGGGAGCCTGACTCTCACTGGCACTGGCCTCCGGCGTCTGCAGCGAGACCGGCAGAGCCTCGCACTTGCCTTCGCCCAGGATGCTGGCGAAGTGAGGTGGGACGGGAGCTGGCTCCTGATAGCTGTCAGCGCGCCCGAGGCAGATCGCCACGTCCGCGACAGTCTGCGCCGAGAACTCCTGAAGCTGGGAGCAGCCACAATCTCGACAGGCCTTTACGCCAGCCCGCACGACCTCCGCGATATGTTGTCCGCGGATTCCATGCGGTACGTCGCGACCGCCACCACGGCTGATCTCTCGGTGCGGGGCGTGAACGACCCACTCGTGATCGCAGAGATGCTCTGGCCTAAGGCCTCCATCATCGAGCCCTATCAGGGCATCCAAGACGCCATCGCCCAAGAAGCCGATACCTCCTCACTGCCGAAAGAGGTCCGACTGCTCATACTTGCTGAAGCGCTTGAACGTGCGATGAGAGACGACCCTCTGGTCCCTCCTGAACTGAGAAGCTGCACGTGGCCGCCAACCAAGGTTCGTGAGGAGTGGGCACACCGCTGGGAAGAGCTCAGCACTGACGGCGGAACAACGATCTACTCGGGTTGGTGGCCACCTGCACAGGCCTCCGCGCTTCTATAG
- a CDS encoding type II toxin-antitoxin system RelE/ParE family toxin, producing MIRSFGSKDTERLWRRERVRSIDHRIHRVALRKLRQVGSAESIEDLRVPPGNRLEALKGDRAGQHSIRINDEWRIWFVRTDAGPEEVEIVDYH from the coding sequence GTGATCAGATCGTTCGGGAGCAAGGACACCGAACGATTGTGGCGTCGTGAGCGAGTGCGCTCGATCGATCATCGGATCCATCGGGTCGCACTGCGCAAGCTTCGTCAGGTGGGATCGGCGGAGTCCATCGAGGATCTTCGGGTCCCGCCGGGCAACCGGCTCGAAGCGCTGAAGGGCGACCGCGCCGGGCAGCACAGCATCAGGATCAACGACGAGTGGCGGATCTGGTTCGTGCGGACCGACGCAGGACCGGAGGAGGTGGAGATCGTTGACTACCACTGA
- a CDS encoding HigA family addiction module antitoxin → MTTTEKIAPIHPGEVLMEDFIEGFGITQNKLAVSIGVPPRRINEIVHGKRGITADTALRLGKLFGTTAQFWLNLQTLYDLDLAEDRVAEQIDAIVPLQSA, encoded by the coding sequence TTGACTACCACTGAGAAGATTGCCCCGATCCACCCTGGGGAGGTCCTCATGGAGGACTTCATCGAGGGCTTCGGGATCACGCAGAACAAGCTCGCCGTGTCGATCGGCGTCCCGCCTCGGCGGATCAACGAGATCGTGCATGGCAAGCGGGGGATCACGGCGGACACCGCGCTCCGGCTCGGCAAGCTCTTCGGCACCACCGCACAGTTCTGGCTGAACCTGCAGACGCTCTACGACCTCGACCTCGCAGAGGATCGCGTGGCTGAGCAGATCGACGCCATCGTGCCGCTGCAATCCGCATGA
- a CDS encoding nucleotidyltransferase domain-containing protein, producing the protein MTFSGMDAAEVVRVVAWLEERSVVYQVNGGWAVDALHGSQTRSHGDLDVFVDSTTVDALMEWLLGRGYSIVEDWRPIRVELRAGDRAVDIHPMDVDCVGDGVQQGFGEDSFVHRARERAVGVIGDRSVVVACAARLMALRLGYDLRPEDRHDLDVLGRLVADHS; encoded by the coding sequence ATGACCTTCAGCGGGATGGACGCCGCTGAGGTAGTACGAGTCGTTGCCTGGCTCGAGGAGCGATCAGTCGTCTACCAGGTCAACGGCGGATGGGCCGTTGACGCTCTGCACGGTTCCCAGACCAGATCGCATGGTGATCTGGATGTGTTCGTCGACTCGACGACGGTCGACGCCCTCATGGAATGGTTGCTCGGTCGCGGATACAGCATCGTGGAGGACTGGCGTCCGATCCGAGTTGAGCTGCGCGCCGGCGACAGGGCGGTCGACATCCATCCGATGGACGTGGACTGTGTCGGCGACGGGGTCCAGCAGGGCTTCGGTGAAGACTCGTTCGTCCACCGAGCGCGCGAGCGCGCGGTCGGAGTGATCGGAGATCGCTCGGTAGTTGTCGCGTGCGCCGCGCGACTCATGGCGCTGAGGCTCGGTTACGACCTCCGGCCGGAGGACCGCCACGATCTCGACGTGCTTGGGAGGTTGGTCGCCGACCACTCTTGA